One Hydrogenobaculum sp. 3684 genomic window, CGCTAAAGCCCTTGCAGCATTTTCCATTAAAACTAAAGAAGGTATACCAATACTCTCTATGGTGCATTTGTCCGCAAGAGCCATCTCCTCAGGTGTAAGTATATATATCATTTATCGTCTAAGACAGATATGCAAGGTAGTTCTTTTCCTTCCAAAAGCTCTAAAAATGCACCACCACCGGTGGATACAAAATCTATAGCATTTATAACTCCAGCCCTTATAATGGCATGGTCTGTGTCTCCGCCTCCAGCTATAGAAAGAGCTTGGGAATGAGCTATAGCTCTCGCCACTTCTAAAGTACCATCTTTAAATCTTTCATATTCAAAAGCTCCCATAGGTCCGTTCCACACTATTGTTTGGGCTGTGCCTATAAGCTCTTTCGCTAAACTTATAGAAACAGGCCCTATATCTAGTCCCATATAGTCTTGAGGTATTTCTTGCCAAAGCACTGTCTTTATAGGTGTATTATCAGATAACTCTTTACCCACTATAAAATCTACAGGAAGATAAAACTTCACACCAAGCTTCTTAGATATATCTATAATATCTTTTGCAACATCTATAAGATCATTTTCTACAAGAGATTTACCGGTATCATATCCCATAGCTTTTATAAACGTAAAAGCCATCGCACCACCTATAAACATCTTATCTACTCTTTTTAATAAGTTTTTTATAACATTTAACTTTGACGATACTTTAGCGCCTCCTAAAAATGCCACCACTGGCCTTTGGGGATTTACCATAGCTTTTTCAAAGTAAAGAAGTTCTTTTTCCAACAAAAAGCCCATGACCGCTGGTTTTAGGATCTCTGGCACGCAATAAACAGAAGCATGTTTTCTATGACAAGTACCGAAGGCGTCTGATACATAAACTTCACCCAAGGAAGCAAGCTTTTTCGAAAACTCCTCATCACACTCTTCCTCTTCTTTGTGAAATCTTAAATTTTCAAGCATTATAACGTCTTCTGGTTTTGCGTTTTTAACAATATTTTCTACCTCTTTACCTACACAATCTGGAGCCATCACTACATCTTTGTGTATATACCTTGAAAGACGCTTTGCTACAGGTTTTAGAGAATATTTTTCGTCAAAACCCTTTGGCCTTCCAAGGTGAGACATGAGTATCACGATGGCTTTAGCGTCAAGCAAGTATTCTATAGTTGGAATAGCTGCTTTTATCCTGGCATCGTCTTCTATATTACCTTGATTATCTATGGGTACGTTGAAATCTACCCTCACCAATACCCTTTTACCTTTTAGATCAACATCCCTTATGGTTTTCTTGTTTGGCATAAAACACCTCCTACAATTTTATATAATCATTATAACTAAAATTTATAGACAAAAGCCCTAAAACTTAATATAATATTGTCATGATTGCTTACGTATTTCCAGGTCAAGGTTCTCAATACGTTGGAATGGGTTATGATTTTTACAAAGAGTTTTCCGAAGCTTCAAACGTATTTCATAGCGTAGAAGAAGCTCTTAGAAAAAATATAACAGATATAGTGTTTAGAGGTACAGAAGAAGAGCTTTCAAAAACTATAAATACACAACCTTCTTTGCTTGCTTGTAGTTATGCTATATATGCATCTTTGAAAAAGATGGGTCTCAAAGATCCAGATTTTGTCGCAGGTCATAGTTTAGGAGAATACACAGCTCTCTTGGTTGCAAAAGGTATAGATCTTTACGAAGCTGCAAAGCTTACTTACTTAAGAGGAAAGTACATGCAAGAGGCTGTACCAGAAGGAAAAGGCGCTATGGCAGCCATACTAAAGCTTCCTCCAGAAAAAGTAGAAGAAGTTTGTAAAGAGGCTAAAGATGTTGGGGTAGTAGAGCCAGCAAACTACAACTCAAAAGAGCAAACTGTAATATCTGGAGAAAAAGAAGCTGTGGAAAAAGCCATAGAAATTGCAAAATCCATGGGTGGTAAAGCCATAATGCTAAAGGTATCTGTGCCTTCTCATTGCTCTTTAATGAAACCAGCAGCCGATGCCTTTAGATTAAAACTTGCTCAAACACCTATCCAAAATATTACTATTCCACTTGTTTCTAACGTTGATGCAAAAGCCCACACTATGGCGCATGAGATAAGAGACAATCTACACAAACAAATTTATTCGTCAGTAAAATGGTATCAATCGGTAGAATATATGATATCTCAAGGTGTAGATACTTTCGTAGAAATAGGACCTAAAAACGTACTATCAAAACTTATATCTCAAATAGATAGTAGGGTAAGAGTTTTCAATGTGGACAAACTCCAAGATGCCGAAAATGTATTAAAAGCTTTATGATAGTTAGTATTAAAAGGCACGATACGTTTCAATCTTACGAGATAGATGCGCCAAGAGATATAACTGTTTTAGAGCTTTTACATAAAATAAAAGAGATAGACCCAACTCTTAGCTACAGGCATATGTGTAGGGCTGGCATATGTGGCACCTGCACTTTAAAAGTGAACGGTAAAAATGTTTTAGCTTGTAAAACGAGGTTAAACAAACTTGAAGATGACACCATAGTGCTTGAGCCTTTGGATAACGCTGTAGTTGTAAAGGATTTAGTGGTAGAACACCAATTCTGGTTTGATATGTATAAAAATCTTAAAGTTGATTTTAAAAATTCAGATTATCAGTATTTTGATTTTAAAAGCATAGAAAATTCTAAAAACTGCATAGCTTGCTTTATATGCAACAGCGTATGTCCTGTTATGCCCATAGACAAAAAATTTGGTGGGCCCTTTGTGTTTGCAAGGATTTATGGTTTTCTTGAAGATAACAGAAATGCAAACAAAGATTATGTTAAACTTGTAGATGGAGCTATAAACCATTGCACTCACTGTAAAAACTGCAACTATGCTTGTCCTTTGTTTGTTATGCCAGAAACGCTTATAAAAAAGTTAGAAGATATACTAATATCCAAGGGGCTTATACAAGCCCCTCAAAATGACTTATTTTTTGGATTTTAAAATGGAGGTTAAAATATGTTTAAAGACATGATTGAAGTGACGGATAAAGACATATACCAGAAGGTTATGGCTTCTGATACGCCAGCTATACTCATAGTAACATCCCCCGATAACCCTAGAAA contains:
- a CDS encoding phosphoglycerate kinase, which codes for MPNKKTIRDVDLKGKRVLVRVDFNVPIDNQGNIEDDARIKAAIPTIEYLLDAKAIVILMSHLGRPKGFDEKYSLKPVAKRLSRYIHKDVVMAPDCVGKEVENIVKNAKPEDVIMLENLRFHKEEEECDEEFSKKLASLGEVYVSDAFGTCHRKHASVYCVPEILKPAVMGFLLEKELLYFEKAMVNPQRPVVAFLGGAKVSSKLNVIKNLLKRVDKMFIGGAMAFTFIKAMGYDTGKSLVENDLIDVAKDIIDISKKLGVKFYLPVDFIVGKELSDNTPIKTVLWQEIPQDYMGLDIGPVSISLAKELIGTAQTIVWNGPMGAFEYERFKDGTLEVARAIAHSQALSIAGGGDTDHAIIRAGVINAIDFVSTGGGAFLELLEGKELPCISVLDDK
- the fabD gene encoding ACP S-malonyltransferase, producing the protein MIAYVFPGQGSQYVGMGYDFYKEFSEASNVFHSVEEALRKNITDIVFRGTEEELSKTINTQPSLLACSYAIYASLKKMGLKDPDFVAGHSLGEYTALLVAKGIDLYEAAKLTYLRGKYMQEAVPEGKGAMAAILKLPPEKVEEVCKEAKDVGVVEPANYNSKEQTVISGEKEAVEKAIEIAKSMGGKAIMLKVSVPSHCSLMKPAADAFRLKLAQTPIQNITIPLVSNVDAKAHTMAHEIRDNLHKQIYSSVKWYQSVEYMISQGVDTFVEIGPKNVLSKLISQIDSRVRVFNVDKLQDAENVLKAL
- a CDS encoding 2Fe-2S iron-sulfur cluster-binding protein, whose product is MIVSIKRHDTFQSYEIDAPRDITVLELLHKIKEIDPTLSYRHMCRAGICGTCTLKVNGKNVLACKTRLNKLEDDTIVLEPLDNAVVVKDLVVEHQFWFDMYKNLKVDFKNSDYQYFDFKSIENSKNCIACFICNSVCPVMPIDKKFGGPFVFARIYGFLEDNRNANKDYVKLVDGAINHCTHCKNCNYACPLFVMPETLIKKLEDILISKGLIQAPQNDLFFGF